In Mycolicibacterium gadium, the genomic window CTTGTCGAAAGTCTTTGTCAGACCCTCTTTGTCGACACCCTCGGCTGCAGTCGAGTTGCGCATGATCGCGGTCTTGATGCCGCCGGGATGTACGGTCGTCACCTTGACCGGGTGCCCGGCGGCGGCCATCTCCTGGCGCAACGCCTCGGTGAACCCGCGCACCGCGAACTTCGCCGAGTTGTACGCCGCCTGGCCGGGAACCGAGAAGATGCCGAACAGGCTGGACACGTTTACGACGTGCCCGTCGCCGGAGGCGATCAGATGCGGCAGAAAGACCTTCGTGCCGTTGACGACGCCCCAGTAGTCGACATCCATGACCCGTTCGATGTCCTTGAACGGCGTCACCTCTACATCGCCGACGTAGGCGATGCCCGCGTTGTTGTAGATCTGGTTGACCTTGCCGAAGTGCTCGACCACAGCGTCGGCATAGAGCTCGAAGGCCTCACGCTCGGTGACGTCGAGCCGGTCGGCCTTCACCGGTGCGCCGATGGCTTTCAGGCGCTCCTCGGTGACCGCGAGGCCCTCGGTGTCGACGTCGCTGATCGCCACGCT contains:
- a CDS encoding SDR family NAD(P)-dependent oxidoreductase, which produces MDGFAGKVAVVTGAGSGIGRALAIELGRSGASVAISDVDTEGLAVTEERLKAIGAPVKADRLDVTEREAFELYADAVVEHFGKVNQIYNNAGIAYVGDVEVTPFKDIERVMDVDYWGVVNGTKVFLPHLIASGDGHVVNVSSLFGIFSVPGQAAYNSAKFAVRGFTEALRQEMAAAGHPVKVTTVHPGGIKTAIMRNSTAAEGVDKEGLTKTFDKKLTITTPEKAARIILDAVRKNRARVLVGPDAKALDIIVRITGSGYQRLFSTVVSRIVPNAH